A window of the Bufo gargarizans isolate SCDJY-AF-19 chromosome 1, ASM1485885v1, whole genome shotgun sequence genome harbors these coding sequences:
- the CLDN5 gene encoding claudin-5 yields MGAFALEIFGLSMCIVGWVGVILACALPMWQVSAFIAQNIVVAQFTWEGLWMSCVVQSTGQMQCKVYDSILALEPELQAGRALTVLASIVGLIALLVTIVGAQCTTCFQSSGVKSRIVFAGGVMYIVTGLLVLIPLCWTANIVIKDFFNPQVHSSKKREMGAALYVGWAATALLLLGGVLICLSCPLRGQRIPPVKYSASRRPTSNGDYDKKNYV; encoded by the coding sequence ATGGGAGCATTCGCCTTGGAGATCTTCGGCTTGTCCATGTGCATCGTCGGCTGGGTGGGGGTGATCCTGGCATGTGCGCTGCCCATGTGGCAGGTGTCTGCCTTCATCGCGCAGAACATCGTGGTGGCACAGTTCACCTGGGAAGGGCTGTGGATGTCGTGTGTGGTGCAGAGCACCGGGCAGATGCAGTGCAAGGTCTATGACTCCATCCTGGCGCTGGAGCCGGAGCTGCAGGCCGGCAGGGCACTCACTGTCCTGGCATCCATCGTTGGGCTGATCGCCCTTCTGGTCACCATAGTCGGAGCCCAGTGCACCACCTGCTTCCAGAGCAGCGGCGTCAAGAGTCGCATCGTGTTTGCCGGGGGAGTGATGTACATCGTGACCGGGCTGCTGGTGCTCATCCCGCTCTGCTGGACGGCCAACATAGTCATCAAGGACTTCTTCAACCCCCAGGTGCATTCCTCCAAGAAGAGGGAGATGGGGGCAGCTCTGTACGTCGGCTGGGCGGCCACTGCCCTCTTACTCCTCGGCGGGGTCTTAATCTGCCTGTCGTGCCCCTTGAGAGGGCAGAGGATCCCGCCAGTCAAGTACTCTGCCTCCCGGAGACCGACCTCCAATGGAGACTACGATAAGAAGAACTATGTGTAA